One genomic window of Halanaerobium saccharolyticum subsp. saccharolyticum DSM 6643 includes the following:
- a CDS encoding lactate utilization protein yields the protein MTNKKDYYKVKAENVIKGFKKRNIEGYYVKDSEEAKNKIIDLIEENSSISWGGSMTLKDIGIFDELKSGNYKLLDRATAKTSAEKEKIYHQALNADYYLMSSNAITQTGKLVNIDGTGNRLAALMYGPKNVIIVAGMNKVAADEESAIKRANNQAGPANAIRLDTDTPCTRIGYCTKCHVDDTICSHTVITRFSHPEERIKVILVGEELGY from the coding sequence ATGACTAATAAAAAAGATTATTACAAAGTAAAGGCTGAAAATGTGATTAAAGGATTTAAGAAAAGAAATATTGAGGGCTATTATGTTAAAGACTCTGAAGAGGCAAAAAATAAAATTATTGACCTGATTGAAGAAAATTCTTCAATCTCCTGGGGGGGATCAATGACTTTAAAAGATATTGGAATATTTGACGAATTAAAATCTGGTAATTATAAGTTATTAGATAGAGCAACAGCTAAAACATCGGCAGAAAAAGAAAAAATTTATCACCAGGCACTTAATGCAGATTATTATTTAATGAGCTCTAATGCAATTACTCAAACCGGAAAACTAGTAAATATAGATGGCACTGGCAACCGCCTTGCTGCATTAATGTATGGTCCTAAAAATGTAATTATTGTTGCTGGAATGAATAAGGTTGCAGCTGATGAAGAAAGTGCTATTAAAAGGGCAAACAACCAGGCCGGTCCGGCCAATGCTATTAGGTTGGATACAGATACACCATGTACTAGAATCGGATACTGCACCAAGTGTCATGTGGATGATACTATCTGCTCACATACGGTAATTACTCGTTTTTCTCATCCCGAAGAAAGAATAAAAGTAATTCTAGTTGGAGAGGAACTGGGATATTAA
- the zwf gene encoding glucose-6-phosphate dehydrogenase, whose protein sequence is MDKTIDELYKNPDDKNIQNNFQFILFGGTGDLAHNKIIPAFYNLAAKDSLPDKFTIVATGRRYDNKNAYLDALYNSLINKKEKIDDKVWRFLTEHIDYFQLSFKDENDFKNLRKYLKNKSKKEKVANRIFYLATAPKFFAEIAKKIEKFNLLEIKLENNESRLVIEKPFGHDFKSAKKLNDTLSSIFSEKNIFRIDHYLGKEMIQNIMVIRLSNPIFRALWNKDHIDNIQIYLNESEGVKDRGKYYDDAGVIKDMFQNHILQVLSLIAMEEPENLSAEEISNKKVEVFKELADNDLSNIDNHIVRGQYISNIVDGEKIKSYREEKEIDSQSETATFMALKLFLNNERWRDVPIYLKSGKRLNKKEAGIAIEFKDSFHPAYLDQNKLDNNLLLIKIQPEEGISLRFNTRKPASNNKIVPVEMEFCQSCQQFFNSPENYEVLIYDMISGDKTLFTSWKEVSYSWKFIDKIQEKYAEENINLHKYPALSKGPKAADQLLENDGRKWLDNNK, encoded by the coding sequence GTGGATAAGACTATAGATGAGCTTTACAAAAATCCAGATGATAAAAATATCCAAAACAATTTTCAGTTTATTTTATTTGGAGGAACTGGAGATTTAGCTCACAATAAAATTATACCAGCTTTTTATAATTTAGCAGCCAAAGATTCTTTGCCAGATAAATTCACAATAGTTGCTACTGGAAGACGTTATGATAACAAAAATGCTTATTTAGATGCTTTATATAATTCATTGATTAATAAAAAAGAAAAAATAGATGATAAAGTTTGGCGGTTTCTAACTGAGCATATAGATTATTTTCAACTTTCATTTAAAGATGAAAATGATTTTAAAAATCTTCGAAAATATTTAAAAAATAAATCAAAAAAAGAAAAAGTTGCTAATAGAATTTTTTACCTCGCTACTGCACCTAAATTTTTTGCAGAAATAGCAAAAAAAATAGAAAAGTTTAATCTATTAGAGATAAAATTAGAAAATAATGAATCTCGTCTAGTAATTGAAAAACCTTTTGGCCATGATTTTAAATCAGCCAAAAAATTAAATGATACACTTAGCAGTATTTTCTCAGAAAAAAACATCTTTAGAATAGATCATTATTTAGGTAAAGAAATGATTCAGAATATAATGGTAATTAGATTAAGCAACCCTATTTTTAGAGCACTTTGGAATAAAGATCATATTGATAATATACAAATTTATTTAAATGAGTCTGAAGGAGTTAAAGATCGAGGAAAATATTATGATGATGCTGGAGTCATTAAAGATATGTTTCAAAATCATATTCTTCAAGTATTATCCTTGATTGCTATGGAAGAACCTGAAAATTTGAGTGCTGAAGAAATTTCAAATAAAAAAGTAGAAGTCTTTAAAGAACTTGCTGATAATGATTTAAGTAATATTGATAACCATATTGTTAGAGGGCAATATATTTCAAACATTGTTGATGGAGAAAAAATAAAATCTTATCGAGAGGAAAAAGAAATTGACTCTCAATCAGAAACAGCAACCTTTATGGCACTTAAATTGTTTTTAAATAATGAACGGTGGCGTGATGTTCCAATTTATCTCAAATCAGGAAAGAGATTAAATAAAAAAGAAGCTGGAATTGCAATCGAGTTTAAAGATAGTTTTCATCCTGCCTATCTTGACCAAAATAAATTGGACAATAATTTGTTATTGATCAAGATACAACCCGAAGAAGGCATTTCTTTAAGATTTAATACCCGGAAACCGGCCAGTAATAATAAAATTGTCCCAGTTGAAATGGAATTTTGTCAAAGTTGTCAGCAATTTTTTAATTCACCAGAAAATTATGAAGTCCTAATTTATGATATGATTTCTGGTGATAAAACTTTGTTTACCAGCTGGAAGGAAGTTTCTTATTCCTGGAAATTCATTGACAAAATTCAGGAAAAATATGCAGAAGAAAATATAAATCTTCATAAATATCCAGCCTTATCAAAAGGACCTAAAGCAGCGGATCAGCTGCTTGAAAATGATGGAAGAAAATGGTTAGATAACAATAAATAA
- a CDS encoding cyclase family protein, whose protein sequence is MFDISMTIRKDMLVYKGKDEIRPRLTTVRDFSQGDAHESEIQMNVHTGTHVDAPLHMLEDGDNANLFFAENPFYQSQLLNLTDLDEKITADDLKEYEIKNNSFVILKTKNSKPGFLEKTPEKFVYLAESGAEYLINKNIKGVGIDTNGIERAQSDHPTHKKLLGEKIMILEGLRLNQVPEGNYILLLSLLKISDSDGLPGRAYLFENGEIETMLKLYK, encoded by the coding sequence ATGTTTGATATTTCAATGACAATAAGAAAAGATATGTTAGTTTATAAAGGTAAAGATGAGATCAGGCCAAGATTAACGACGGTTAGGGATTTTAGTCAGGGCGATGCCCACGAATCTGAAATTCAGATGAATGTCCACACTGGTACTCATGTTGATGCACCTCTTCATATGTTGGAAGACGGAGATAATGCCAATTTATTTTTTGCTGAAAATCCATTTTACCAGTCTCAACTACTTAATTTGACTGATCTTGATGAAAAAATAACTGCAGATGATTTAAAAGAATATGAAATTAAAAATAATTCTTTTGTTATTTTAAAAACTAAAAATTCTAAGCCAGGTTTTTTAGAAAAAACTCCAGAAAAATTTGTTTATTTAGCAGAAAGTGGTGCTGAGTATTTGATAAACAAAAATATTAAAGGAGTTGGAATAGATACTAATGGAATTGAAAGGGCTCAATCAGATCATCCAACACATAAAAAACTACTTGGCGAAAAAATAATGATCCTGGAAGGTTTAAGATTAAATCAAGTTCCAGAAGGAAATTATATATTGCTGCTTTCACTGCTAAAAATTTCTGACAGTGATGGTTTGCCTGGCAGAGCTTATTTATTCGAAAATGGAGAAATTGAAACTATGCTAAAATTATATAAATAA
- the gndA gene encoding NADP-dependent phosphogluconate dehydrogenase: MKKYEIGLIGLSVMGQNLALNIARNHSISVYNRTESKTKDFIKNKVDKQEIKAAYGLEDFISSLAKPRKIMLMIKAGKPVDLVIDSLLPYLSKDDIIIDGGNSHFEDTNRRLKNLEEKGIRYLGVGISGGEYGALHGPSIMPGGTKEAYAEVADILKDAAAKTDKGACVSYLGPKSAGHYVKMIHNGIEYGIMEILAEIYDYLRKVLQLKPDEMGDVFAEWNQELDSYLVEITAKIMKKNDPKTGKKLIDLILDKAKHKGTGKWSVQSALDLGTAIPTINAGVNARLVSSIKQERVENAAQFDKSSRALVDKKEILSQLKSALYFASVIAYAEGFKLLKTASEEYNYNLNYKEIARIWEDGCIIRSGLLEPIQQAFADNMNLNTLITTEQFKDQLNVKANQLTELISTAAQSGVPLTAIHSALDYFNSLKSEELPANLIQAQRDFFGAHTYQRRDEKGTFHTNWE; encoded by the coding sequence ATGAAAAAATATGAAATTGGCTTAATTGGACTTTCGGTAATGGGACAAAATTTAGCTCTCAACATTGCCAGGAATCATTCAATTTCCGTCTATAATCGAACTGAAAGTAAAACAAAAGATTTTATAAAAAATAAAGTGGATAAGCAAGAAATAAAGGCAGCCTATGGATTGGAAGATTTTATTTCTTCTCTGGCAAAGCCCCGCAAAATTATGTTGATGATTAAAGCCGGTAAGCCAGTTGACCTGGTCATTGATAGTCTTTTACCTTATTTAAGCAAAGATGATATTATAATAGATGGTGGTAATTCTCACTTTGAAGATACAAATAGAAGATTAAAGAATTTAGAAGAAAAAGGTATCCGTTATCTTGGAGTCGGCATTAGTGGTGGTGAATATGGAGCTTTGCATGGACCTTCAATTATGCCTGGTGGAACTAAAGAAGCCTATGCTGAAGTTGCTGATATTCTTAAAGACGCTGCCGCAAAAACTGATAAAGGAGCCTGTGTCAGTTATTTAGGCCCTAAATCTGCCGGTCATTATGTTAAAATGATTCATAACGGTATTGAATATGGAATAATGGAAATTTTAGCTGAAATTTATGACTATCTCCGCAAAGTGCTTCAATTAAAACCGGACGAAATGGGAGATGTTTTTGCCGAATGGAATCAGGAATTGGACTCTTATTTGGTTGAAATCACAGCTAAAATCATGAAAAAAAATGACCCTAAAACTGGCAAGAAGTTAATTGACTTAATTCTTGACAAAGCAAAACATAAGGGAACAGGTAAATGGAGTGTACAGAGTGCTCTAGATCTTGGTACTGCAATTCCAACAATTAACGCTGGAGTTAATGCCCGCTTGGTCTCATCCATCAAACAAGAAAGAGTTGAAAATGCTGCCCAATTTGATAAAAGCAGCAGAGCTTTAGTTGATAAAAAAGAAATATTATCTCAGCTTAAATCAGCTTTATATTTTGCTTCAGTAATTGCTTATGCAGAAGGCTTTAAGCTTTTAAAAACTGCTTCTGAAGAATATAATTATAATTTAAATTATAAAGAAATAGCGCGCATCTGGGAGGATGGCTGCATCATTCGTTCCGGTCTCTTAGAACCAATACAGCAGGCCTTTGCCGATAATATGAATTTAAATACATTAATTACAACTGAACAGTTTAAAGATCAACTCAATGTTAAGGCCAATCAACTTACAGAGTTAATATCGACTGCAGCTCAATCAGGAGTTCCACTAACTGCTATTCATTCAGCACTTGATTACTTTAACAGCTTAAAATCTGAGGAACTGCCTGCTAACTTAATTCAGGCCCAACGTGATTTCTTTGGGGCCCACACTTATCAGCGTCGGGATGAAAAAGGTACTTTCCATACTAACTGGGAATAA
- a CDS encoding CBS domain-containing protein → MKVKEIMTKDPITIDIKSDVKEATRLLSYHNIGRLLVVKDKKLIGIVTDGDLMIEHERETPIKDFMSENLILINKNQTIKEAAQIMAEHQISGLPVVNDKKNLVGIITVEDIIYRYLAKK, encoded by the coding sequence ATGAAAGTTAAAGAAATTATGACAAAAGATCCAATAACTATTGATATAAAAAGTGATGTTAAAGAAGCTACCCGTCTTCTCTCCTACCACAATATAGGTAGATTGCTGGTTGTAAAAGATAAAAAATTGATTGGAATAGTCACCGATGGAGATCTGATGATAGAACATGAAAGAGAAACCCCAATTAAGGATTTCATGAGTGAGAATTTGATTTTAATAAACAAAAATCAAACAATTAAAGAAGCAGCTCAAATTATGGCTGAACATCAAATTAGTGGTTTGCCTGTAGTAAATGATAAAAAAAATTTAGTTGGTATTATAACTGTCGAAGACATAATTTACCGCTATCTTGCAAAAAAATAA